The genomic stretch gtcttttgtcCAGGACTGCGCTGATGCTGGCTGGTGGAAGGGGGAGATCGGGGGAAGGCAAGGTGTCTTCCCAGACAACTTTGTCAAGCTGCTAGAAGTGGAGAAAGAGGTAATTCTGGCGCAAGGACACACGTGCAAAAGTTGTCTGTTTACTGTGATGTTAGAAGCCAAGAAAGTCTCAAAGACATGATACATTCTTGAAGTGTTTCTGtaatgtttctgtgtctgtgtgtgtttccagagaCCAAAGAAACCGCCTCCTCCTAGTGCACCTTCAGCTAAACACACCACAGGTACAGTAACACCTCacatcttcttttctctcctctcttgtatatttgtgtcctgagagagagagaaaaaccgAAACCTGTAAACTCTGACCTGTAGAGAAAAAGTCGGAGGTCAGGAAGGTTCCTCCTGAGCGACCTGAACATCTGCCACAGAGAGACCAGGATCGAGGTACAGTCTAAGCCCCTTTGGCCCTGATCAGCCCACCTTCAGCCGGAATTTCCTGCAGCATATCACAACTTTCTACTGATCTGTTCAGCTGGCAATGGACAGATCACTAACTAACATGCTTAATATTACTAATGCAGCAGTTAGTAATATATGCTGGATATCTTTACAGCATAAAAGAGAGATTTCAGTGTGAAAGAGAACGTGTGGGTGCTGTATTTCAGTGGTAAATGAAGACAAACATGCAGTAGGTTTCTGTCAGGGGTAGATATTGAAACAAGAGCAGTGACATTACAACTTACAGTATGCAAGTTGTTTGTCCTCCTTTGGCGGACAAACAAAGCTTTTATTAAAGAAACTTGTCAACATCATTCTGTGTACAACAGGAAACCATGGGCATTGTGGTTTTGATCTTGACAGACATTGGCACCAACTGATAAGAAACACAAGCTTCCAATTGTCTCTTCAGTTGTCTAATTTTATCttattaatacaaaacaaatataataaacttGACAAAGATATTTAAAATGCTACACTCacaatatttgatttgctttttatgaaatattgataatttgacattttttggcctcaaacagttttataaatgaaaccatctgagaggtttagaggggaaatcacACTTTGGTAGaacaactcacacacacgcatcatCTGAAACCTGTGACAAGGGGGCCCCTATTTGATAAtcttatcatatgtttttattataaaatatttatcggcaaagtaactagtaactacagctgtcagacaaatggagtggagtaaaaagtacaacaatttccctctgaaatgtgatgGAGTAGAAGCATGAAGTagcattaaatgaaaatactcgagtaaagtacaAATGCTTAACAAAATAATCCTCAACCAAAGAAGTATTTGATTTTAAGTGTAAAATCTGCCATTGGAGtgagattattaaaaaaaaaaattcttagaGGTGAAGCAGTGTtaatattacatattaaatGGTTTTACTGCCTTTATGGGGATTTTCTTGAAATAAATTGTAAAACTTCACTTCTGTATCACGTCTCAATAACCTAAAACAAACTACATAAAAAAACTTACAGATACCACTGCCACCACTTTGACACCTGATCTTCCTAATCCTCTTTGGTCTTTGTAGCCCTCCAattttttctttgcttgttttttcctccGGTTCTTACAGCCTTGGGCAACTCCagatctttcttcttcttctgtttttattctttaacaACCATCTTTGGCTTGCTTTAGTCCTCTTTGGTCAGATTTAGGTCCTTTTTACTACTGCAGCTCCTACCTTCATCACTGTACTCCTACCTTGACCTCACCTTATCTggctgtgtgtgattgtttgagTCGTGCATTCACCGCTACATGTGCGTACTTATGTtcaatgtgtctgttttttgaattatttttccCTTTGAACATCATTGTGTGTTGTATGATTTGGTGCATGTGTGTAGGTGAAGAGGTGAAGATCGGAGACATCCCCAAGCCCACCCACTCATCTCTCCTTCCCAAGAAACCCCTCCCCCCAAAGAcaagctcctcctcttcctcccaacCCCCACGGCGTCCTGAGAGACCGCCCACTCTAGCGTCAgtacacgctcacacacacatacacacatatacgcTCTTACGAAAAAAATCCCATATATCTCTGAGGGTATATACAGTCTAATGTTGTTGTATGGTTTACCTGCTCAGGTGTGAAAGCCCCAAGTCTGAGTGCAGGGCTTCGACACCAGATTCTGCCCCTGACAGGTCACATGACATCGGTGAGTTTGACTGACCGGAGCATCGACCAATGAGATCAAGATATGGTGCCTCAGTAACTGTCAGAgcactctctctttgtctctgtgcaCATGTGAAACTTTACCTGCTGATCATCacgtgtttttgtgtttctgatgtgtgtttgtgcagatgtGGACCTGGACGCAGTCGTCCTGTCAACAGAGAAATTGAGTCATCCGACGGCGTCGCGGCCAAGAGTCACAGACCGCCGGCCTCGCTCCCAGATCATCACACcggtgagtgtgtttgttgtcaACCTATCATGAAGGATGTTTTTCTGAAGGATGGTACATAATGGCCACCTAATTCAGAATCTGTGATGTGTAGCTGTGTCCCACTTCcgtactacatactaattctgaGCATGTCTTAAGTATGTATTGTGTTCACACCAAGGTTATTATagatttgcatttttcattagtttttatttttatttcgttttggctttttgttttcaatttcagttaGGTGTTTAAATTCGTTTTTAAAGCGGGTTTgctagtttatttttttattttttgaaaatgcttagttttagtttagttttagtttataTTTCTAATATGGGGTATTTGTCAGAGGCGAGATTCAAAAAGGTCATAAAAAGTATTgcgtaataaaaacaaaatatcatagtacagtacatttgtaCTGCCTGGCCTGGATCTAATGTTAACGTATGaaataaactgacaaaaacgaaaactaaggacattttctaattaataattttagtttgtttgttagttttgtaaacacaaaatacagtttcgGTTATCgatttttttgtaaagcctcgtttttattttatttcagttaacaaaattttttttttcagtttttgttttagttattttgtttgttttcattaacgATATTAACCTTGGTTCACActggaaatgtgaaaaaaatttaatgattaactgattatcaaaatagttaaataaaacaaattgccaatggtggtgaaacagctccaaGAAAATCTCatgaaactaaacaaacaaaagaaaaaatattggtAAAAGTTGACAGTGTTATTTCAAAGTCACAGTTTGATTGATCATTCCTATTtgtacaaaacagtaaagttcacTAATTTCATATGTTGTAATtgcaaaaacagtatactatgaaAATTAGTATGTAGTACAAACTGTATACTTGATATAAAACTGGGACAGAGCTACATCTCAGGTACATAGCTCTGTCCGTGCTAATTTTTAGCATTCAGTATATTGAGTATTCACAGCATATTATGCATTTGTAGAAATTGTATTGCACTGATTAATATGAagctcagtgttgtgttttggtgcaacaacaggaaacaaatgCATATGTGTTATTTTCCTGTGAGCAATGGGAGGTTGAGGGAGCTGTTTTAATGGATTATAACTGCATTGCATTTtatgattatattttttaattaattcctAACAAAAATTGTACTACATTGTATTACAGCGTTTGCTTAcaaaggaaatgttttgaaaaaggtTGATCGATTGACTTTAAACACCTAAATCAAGTCTATGTCAGTATCTGTAGAGGACTTCAGAAAGCCACAGATCTGACACTGAATAAATAAGACCATCGCATTTTCAACaagtttctgtctgtctatctttcTCTTGTAGTCCTCTCTGTCCAGTACCGATATGGACTCCCCTACATTGGAGGACAGGAAGGACAAggacagagggaaggaggagcCGGAGACTTTCTCCAGATCTGTAGACGTCTCCCTGAAGAAAGGAGTGTCCACCATCTCTGTACGACCACCTTCACTGTTCACTATTTATTTCATCCAGCAGGGGGCACCACACCACAGATTTTCCTGTTTCTGAGCAGTGCTAAAACTGCAtatctgttttttgttcctCATTAACACTTGCTACACAATGCTTTCTTGTAAATGTTAGATGTTACCATTTGTTGACAGATGACAAAATGACAGATAGTCAATACCAATATTTTTAGCAATGTGAAGTATATATTTCATGCTAAATACAATTAAAGTTAGGAGTTAGCAATCAGTAAGAAATGCAGTTTCTTCTTGATTTCTATTACCATTTTAGCTACAATTCAAGTCTTAAGTGGATATTTTCAGATGGCAAAACAATTTCACTACAATGTCCagtagtagctgttctggagcttttcaATCACATAATCTTTCTCAACACGTGAAGTTTGCGCATTTTGGCCTAAAATTTTagataaattatattataaaattataagaacatattttccaaaaagtgCTTAAAAAATTAGActcattcttgactttggagACATGAGTtggcaaaacaatctcaccacaagttCATATATTTTTCACTCATTTTGTATCATTGTTGCTGATACAAAAAAACTTTACTCTTCAGATTCATAAAACCAAAGCAGAACCACCAGGTTTGATCTTAGATGTATGGGGAAAATAATAATTCTTATAATCCCTGATCTGTGTTTCCATTTGCTCACAGGTACCTGACAGTAAAGCACGAGTGCCTGCCAAGCCCTCTGTCCTGACCCCACCAAACTCCATCCATCGCCCCGTGTCCCCGTCTTCCTCCTCGGGTCTGACCCCCTCCCCCGAGCTCCGGCATTCACCTCTGACCCCCCTGACACTGGAGGAACTCAGGAACCAGCTAAGAGACCTGAGGGCCTCCGTAGAACTGCTGAAGAACCAGCACAGGTACATCATACCTAGACGTGTGTGTACAAGCATACGTGAGTGGGTGTATCAGAATCATGatgctgatgtgtttgtgtgtgtttgtgtttatttcaggCAAGAGATGAAGCAGTTGGCCGGCGCGCTGGATGACGAGAAGAAGATTCGTATTAGTTTACAGGTGAGACTCATAAAGGAGTGAAGGGTGGGAGAATTTagatgtatgtttatgtttaacaATCCTGACTGTATCAAAGCAGGTTcataagtgaataaataaacattcgAAATGTTggtatatattattaatatgtattcattcattcattcactcaaatGTTACAagtgtgtgcagcacaaaaaccaaaagcacTTTTCCAAGACACCAAGTTGTTCTAGATAAAACCTCCTCCAGATGGTATCAGAATTACTAGATGTCAACAATTCAATTTAATCCATTTGTGTCAGATTGCCAtacaaactgtaaaataatttaacagtaaaatataatcAATGCTAACAAGGTACAGCAAAACAGGCAAAATGCCTTTTCTTGGCAATAAACTTAAAAGGgtctaaaattattattattataatgcttttttttgttttatattctgTTTAGGTTATATGTACTATGCTTTTCCTGAAATCCTGAAATGTTACTTTTGTGGCTGCAAAACACCctaatttaatctaatctatTCTATTGATACCATTCTACCTCATCACTGGTTATACATACAATTTATTGCAGATGCTGACTGGATTAAAATTAAACCAGCGCCACAGGACAGTAAAATacagaacatactgtaggtaGAAGGAGAAAATCACTCATGTATTTGGAATACAGTTCCTAAATATTACTATAAAAAAAAGAGCCTTGCTAAAACAATTACTTATCGAATCAATCAGTCGACTGACAGAATATTAATcaacaacagttttgataattgaataatcatttaaatcatgtaagattttttttatcattataaatGGAATACTTtctggttttggactgttggtcattTTCTAGACTAAATAATGAATcgattaatttaaaaaataatcaacagattaattgataatgaaaacaattcatTCTACACTTCAGGCATAAGGCATCCTTTAGTAATGCTCCTGTAATCTCACCCAGAAAGGAATTTAAGAGCAACTACTAAATCTCTTTAGTTGTACAAGAAATTCAATTACAATATGTCTTTGTTTGACAGATGGAAGTAGAGCACATAAAGAAGAGCCTGTCGAAATGAAGACTAAATCATCCTTATCAGCGCACTCTGATCACCACATCAGAGCCCAGCAATTTAAAACATTCTCACTGTTGGCCGAGACACTTCAGCCAAAACAAAGTTTGTGCCAAATGATCATCACGATCGACATCAGCAACAATACAGTACCATGGAATCAGCCACCCCACCCCCCCGACGCCGCCTTATCCtgtgtttaattttttctttttctttttaaagaggCTTCT from Siniperca chuatsi isolate FFG_IHB_CAS linkage group LG19, ASM2008510v1, whole genome shotgun sequence encodes the following:
- the sh3kbp1 gene encoding SH3 domain-containing kinase-binding protein 1 isoform X1; translated protein: MPTSPSLEAVVEFDYEAQQDDELSLTVGDIIVNIRRDDGGWWEGELGGRRGLFPDNFVREIKKEGKRDGGQASMTRSDLSNGRASPVSDSSVRPARKGEQIRKRRCKAAFSYVPQHEDELELKIGDVIEIIAEVEEGWWEGFLNGKTGMFPSNFTKEILAESDTPSLDTSQEELRSGRSSKDSPGSESDGGDSRSETGSGEIQPKKVRGFGFGDIFKDQPIKLRPRSMEVDSEVDKANEGKAASVAPETMKTEPDSKAKGREQCKVLFPYEAQNEDELSIKEGEIVNIITKDCADAGWWKGEIGGRQGVFPDNFVKLLEVEKERPKKPPPPSAPSAKHTTEKKSEVRKVPPERPEHLPQRDQDRGEEVKIGDIPKPTHSSLLPKKPLPPKTSSSSSSQPPRRPERPPTLACESPKSECRASTPDSAPDRSHDIDVDLDAVVLSTEKLSHPTASRPRVTDRRPRSQIITPSSLSSTDMDSPTLEDRKDKDRGKEEPETFSRSVDVSLKKGVSTISVPDSKARVPAKPSVLTPPNSIHRPVSPSSSSGLTPSPELRHSPLTPLTLEELRNQLRDLRASVELLKNQHRQEMKQLAGALDDEKKIRISLQMEVEHIKKSLSK
- the sh3kbp1 gene encoding SH3 domain-containing kinase-binding protein 1 isoform X3 translates to MPTSPSLEAVVEFDYEAQQDDELSLTVGDIIVNIRRDDGGWWEGELGGRRGLFPDNFVREIKKEGKRDGGQASMTRSDLSNGRASPVSDSSVRPARKGEQIRKRRCKAAFSYVPQHEDELELKIGDVIEIIAEVEEGWWEGFLNGKTGMFPSNFTKEILAESDTPSLDTSQEELRSGRSSKDSPGSESDGGDSRSETGSGEIQPKKVRGFGFGDIFKDQPIKLRPRSMEVDSEVDKANEGKAASVAPETMKTEPDSKAKGREQCKVLFPYEAQNEDELSIKEGEIVNIITKDCADAGWWKGEIGGRQGVFPDNFVKLLEVEKERPKKPPPPSAPSAKHTTGEEVKIGDIPKPTHSSLLPKKPLPPKTSSSSSSQPPRRPERPPTLACESPKSECRASTPDSAPDRSHDIDVDLDAVVLSTEKLSHPTASRPRVTDRRPRSQIITPSSLSSTDMDSPTLEDRKDKDRGKEEPETFSRSVDVSLKKGVSTISVPDSKARVPAKPSVLTPPNSIHRPVSPSSSSGLTPSPELRHSPLTPLTLEELRNQLRDLRASVELLKNQHRQEMKQLAGALDDEKKIRISLQMEVEHIKKSLSK
- the sh3kbp1 gene encoding SH3 domain-containing kinase-binding protein 1 isoform X2, giving the protein MVEAVVEFDYEAQQDDELSLTVGDIIVNIRRDDGGWWEGELGGRRGLFPDNFVREIKKEGKRDGGQASMTRSDLSNGRASPVSDSSVRPARKGEQIRKRRCKAAFSYVPQHEDELELKIGDVIEIIAEVEEGWWEGFLNGKTGMFPSNFTKEILAESDTPSLDTSQEELRSGRSSKDSPGSESDGGDSRSETGSGEIQPKKVRGFGFGDIFKDQPIKLRPRSMEVDSEVDKANEGKAASVAPETMKTEPDSKAKGREQCKVLFPYEAQNEDELSIKEGEIVNIITKDCADAGWWKGEIGGRQGVFPDNFVKLLEVEKERPKKPPPPSAPSAKHTTEKKSEVRKVPPERPEHLPQRDQDRGEEVKIGDIPKPTHSSLLPKKPLPPKTSSSSSSQPPRRPERPPTLACESPKSECRASTPDSAPDRSHDIDVDLDAVVLSTEKLSHPTASRPRVTDRRPRSQIITPSSLSSTDMDSPTLEDRKDKDRGKEEPETFSRSVDVSLKKGVSTISVPDSKARVPAKPSVLTPPNSIHRPVSPSSSSGLTPSPELRHSPLTPLTLEELRNQLRDLRASVELLKNQHRQEMKQLAGALDDEKKIRISLQMEVEHIKKSLSK